The Nocardioides pantholopis genome window below encodes:
- a CDS encoding CinA family protein has protein sequence MADDDLTLSQRVHLLLRAGGHTVATAESLTGGQLAVRFTETPGASETYLGGVVTYATELKKTVLDVDQEIVDRYGVVSAECARAMASGVKALTGASFGVATTGVAGPAEQEGKEPGTVFVGIAGPGLIEAVELDLDGERGEITAATCDEALSALAGILAREETALG, from the coding sequence ATGGCCGACGACGACCTCACCCTCTCCCAGCGCGTCCACCTGCTCCTGCGCGCCGGCGGGCACACGGTCGCGACCGCCGAGTCGCTGACCGGGGGCCAACTGGCGGTCCGGTTCACCGAGACGCCGGGCGCCTCGGAGACCTACCTCGGCGGGGTCGTCACCTACGCCACCGAGCTGAAGAAGACGGTCCTCGACGTCGACCAGGAGATCGTCGACCGGTACGGCGTGGTCTCCGCCGAGTGCGCCCGGGCCATGGCCTCGGGGGTCAAGGCGCTGACCGGGGCGTCCTTCGGCGTCGCGACCACCGGGGTCGCGGGCCCCGCCGAGCAGGAGGGCAAGGAGCCCGGCACGGTCTTCGTCGGCATCGCCGGCCCCGGCCTGATCGAGGCGGTCGAGCTCGACCTCGACGGCGAGCGCGGCGAGATCACCGCGGCCACCTGTGACGAGGCGCTGTCGGCGCTGGCCGGCATCCTCGCGAGGGAAGAAACCGCCCTCGGGTAG
- a CDS encoding ExeM/NucH family extracellular endonuclease: protein MSLHPRQCLATVLGAAVAGLALVPGPAQADPAGSGLVISEVYGGGGATTGSPAYAADFVELYNPTDAAVPLAGLSLQYRSAAFSSTGSPSVAALTGTVPAGRHYLVQVSTGALGPALSGVDETTATPLSMAAGSGQVLLAEGTVPVRALGDLAGAPGLVDMVGYGTATSFETAPTGAALSSATSAQRAAGGADTDDNGADFTRAAPTPTGSGSDGGGPDPEPVEVTIAELQGTGEVTPYRDRPVVIEGVVTAAYPTGGFFGFYLQTPGTGGPTDPASRTSSDGVFVYQPRAAGPVTVGPGDRVRVSGTAGEYAGATQVSVATAAGIEVLDSGSALPEPVTGPWPATAAQKESLEGMLVLPTGEFTVTDTYATNTYGEVGLAVGDRPLVTPTQVADAQDETAIAAVEADNAARAIVLDDGSSTSFADSFESNDYTPTRGDLTPPYVSNAEPVRVGAAARFEEPVVLTQGGSPSAPTYRLQPTRTVVGPENSTSPVSFENTRTAAPDEALLNADGRADVKVASFNVLNYFTTLGDADDDNRGDNVGDGGCLAYHDADGDGNTVRTGCDQRGAWDPQDLARQQQKIVAAIKGLDADVVGLMEIENSAVVDGTTDEATRSLVAALNQAAGGTVWAANPSSTDLPATAEMDVITNAIIYRVDAVQRVGAARALGTLSGPGEAFDNAREPIAQAFRPVRGGAPVLVVVNHFKSKGSGVDDGTGQGNANPDRIAQAEALAGWVPTVQADLGVDPTLLIGDFNAYAMEDPLQVLSGAGYTNVELASGNEEYSYSFDGMVGSLDHALANAAALDLVTGVDVWNINSPESIALEYSRWNYHATDFHQPTPYRSSDHDPVLVGLDLVDDRRASTTAAVAIPPIARVGRTRVQVLVAVAARGRAPATGTVTATGPDGSATAPLRNGLARIDLPRFTTPGLHQVEVSYSGDDATAPSTQRVSVWVLR from the coding sequence ATGAGCCTCCACCCCCGCCAGTGCCTCGCCACCGTCCTCGGCGCCGCGGTCGCCGGCCTCGCGCTGGTCCCCGGACCGGCCCAGGCCGACCCGGCCGGCTCCGGGCTGGTCATCTCCGAGGTGTACGGCGGGGGTGGCGCGACCACCGGCTCCCCGGCGTACGCCGCGGACTTCGTCGAGCTCTACAACCCCACCGACGCGGCGGTGCCGCTGGCCGGGCTCAGCCTGCAGTACCGCTCCGCGGCCTTCTCCAGCACCGGAAGCCCGTCGGTGGCGGCGCTGACCGGCACCGTCCCGGCCGGGCGGCACTACCTGGTCCAGGTCAGCACCGGCGCGCTCGGCCCCGCCCTGAGCGGGGTCGACGAGACCACTGCCACGCCGCTGTCGATGGCCGCGGGCAGCGGCCAGGTGCTGCTCGCCGAGGGCACCGTGCCGGTCCGGGCCCTCGGCGACCTCGCCGGGGCGCCGGGGCTGGTGGACATGGTCGGGTACGGCACCGCTACCAGCTTCGAGACCGCGCCCACCGGGGCGGCCCTGAGCTCGGCGACCTCGGCACAGCGCGCCGCCGGCGGTGCCGACACCGACGACAACGGTGCCGACTTCACCCGCGCCGCGCCCACCCCGACCGGGTCCGGGTCCGACGGCGGCGGGCCGGACCCCGAGCCGGTCGAGGTCACGATCGCCGAGCTCCAGGGGACCGGGGAGGTGACGCCGTACCGCGACCGGCCGGTGGTCATCGAGGGCGTCGTCACCGCCGCCTACCCCACAGGCGGGTTCTTCGGGTTCTACCTGCAGACCCCCGGCACCGGCGGCCCGACCGACCCGGCGAGCCGCACCTCCTCCGACGGCGTCTTCGTCTACCAGCCCCGCGCGGCGGGGCCGGTGACGGTCGGCCCCGGCGACCGGGTGCGGGTCAGCGGCACCGCGGGGGAGTACGCCGGGGCGACCCAGGTCAGCGTCGCGACCGCGGCCGGCATCGAGGTCCTCGACAGCGGGTCCGCCCTGCCCGAGCCGGTGACCGGCCCGTGGCCGGCGACCGCCGCGCAGAAGGAGTCCCTGGAGGGGATGCTCGTGCTTCCCACCGGGGAGTTCACGGTCACCGACACCTACGCCACCAACACCTACGGCGAGGTCGGCCTCGCGGTCGGCGACCGGCCGCTGGTCACGCCCACCCAGGTCGCCGACGCCCAGGACGAGACGGCGATCGCCGCGGTCGAGGCCGACAACGCGGCGCGGGCGATCGTGCTCGACGACGGGTCCTCGACCAGCTTCGCGGACTCCTTCGAGTCCAACGACTACACGCCCACCCGCGGCGACCTGACCCCGCCGTACGTCTCGAACGCGGAGCCGGTGCGGGTCGGCGCCGCGGCCCGCTTCGAGGAGCCGGTGGTGCTCACCCAGGGCGGCAGCCCGTCGGCCCCGACGTACCGCCTCCAGCCGACGCGGACCGTGGTCGGGCCCGAGAACAGCACCTCGCCGGTGTCGTTCGAGAACACCCGGACCGCGGCCCCCGACGAGGCGCTGCTGAACGCGGACGGCCGGGCGGACGTCAAGGTCGCCTCGTTCAACGTCCTCAACTACTTCACGACGCTGGGCGACGCCGACGACGACAACCGGGGCGACAACGTGGGGGACGGGGGCTGCCTGGCCTACCACGACGCGGACGGCGACGGGAACACCGTGCGCACCGGCTGCGACCAGCGCGGGGCCTGGGACCCGCAGGATCTCGCACGGCAGCAGCAGAAGATCGTCGCCGCCATCAAAGGCCTGGACGCCGACGTGGTCGGGCTGATGGAGATCGAGAACTCCGCGGTCGTCGACGGCACCACCGACGAGGCCACCCGGTCGCTGGTCGCGGCGCTCAACCAGGCGGCCGGCGGCACCGTGTGGGCCGCCAACCCGTCCTCGACGGACCTGCCGGCGACGGCCGAGATGGACGTGATCACCAACGCGATCATCTACCGCGTCGACGCGGTGCAGCGGGTGGGCGCCGCCCGCGCGCTGGGCACGCTCAGCGGCCCGGGCGAGGCGTTCGACAACGCCCGGGAGCCGATCGCGCAGGCCTTCCGGCCGGTCCGCGGCGGCGCGCCGGTGCTCGTCGTGGTCAACCACTTCAAGTCCAAGGGCTCCGGCGTCGACGACGGCACCGGCCAGGGCAACGCGAACCCGGACCGGATCGCCCAGGCCGAGGCGCTGGCCGGCTGGGTGCCGACAGTCCAGGCCGACCTCGGCGTCGACCCGACCCTGCTGATCGGGGACTTCAACGCCTACGCGATGGAGGACCCGCTCCAGGTGCTCTCCGGGGCGGGCTACACCAACGTCGAGCTCGCCTCCGGCAACGAGGAGTACTCCTACTCCTTCGACGGCATGGTCGGCTCCCTGGACCACGCGCTCGCGAACGCCGCGGCGCTGGACCTGGTCACCGGGGTCGACGTGTGGAACATCAACTCCCCGGAGTCGATCGCCCTGGAGTACAGCCGCTGGAACTACCACGCCACCGACTTCCACCAGCCGACGCCGTACCGCTCCTCCGACCACGACCCGGTGCTGGTCGGGCTCGACCTGGTCGACGACCGCCGTGCCTCGACCACCGCGGCCGTCGCGATCCCGCCGATCGCCCGGGTGGGCCGCACCCGCGTCCAGGTCCTGGTCGCGGTCGCCGCCCGCGGCCGCGCCCCGGCGACGGGCACGGTGACGGCCACCGGCCCGGACGGGAGCGCCACGGCCCCGCTGCGCAACGGCCTGGCCCGGATCGACCTGCCGCGGTTCACCACCCCCGGGCTGCACCAGGTGGAGGTGTCCTACTCCGGCGACGACGCCACGGCACCGAGCACCCAGCGGGTGAGCGTCTGGGTGCTGCGCTGA
- a CDS encoding 5'-nucleotidase C-terminal domain-containing protein, translating to MTPPTRTRPGSRVVAAVLGLGLATSALTALVPGTAHAAPVDITLLDINDYHGRIQSDGGTGSGDATTYSTVELATTVQGIRAERGAGNVLFLSAGDNIGASLFNSAHTEDEPTIEVLNALGLATTAVGNHEFDKGIDWLRTNVVAGTPTYTKADFPLLGANVYAKGTTTPAPGIQEYSTHSVAGVDVCVIGAVTQETASLVSPAGIASLDFGDPVVAVNRVAGQLETAGTCDVTVASYHEGAGAGTPDGSTLEQEIAAGGAFAEIVTGTDPAVDVIFTGHTHKEYAWTAPKPGGGTRPVIQTGSYGAKLGRVDLSYDTETDAVTVSTAALTAVGTAENLADPVVARVDAITSAAVAAANVVGDVAKGTVTDDITTAFSGGSYVDGEYTQPDLTKRDDRASESTLGNLVADALRDTPITDTPGLPKPDLGIVNPGGLRAELFHRGDRAASPQNADGVVTFEEANAVLPFANNISYVTLTGAQLEQVLEQQWQTTATGSRPSRPFLHLGLSDNVRVVAKPDTSATSPVGDNVDAVWIDGAPLDPARQYVVSTFSFLASGGDNFRAFQQGTNRDTGKVDRDLWIDGYLANGQAKSPSYDRRQVFATGLPATLTAGTSVSADLSRLNLTSLGSPANTSVTAFAVQGTSYRELGSFPVDASGAAAVDLTAPADLAGQWGLSLVAEPSRTIVGAPLPRLTSRVKATVPKPRYGQRTTLSVQVDAPLTATGKVTVTSGGRTLRSARLKAGAAKVTLRARDLRPGARNLRVTYGGDELIAADRTKLRVDVRRASAQVAVRTAPKRVTARRTRAVVVTRVAASGASAAGRVVVRVAGRTYASKVRNGRAVVKLREFRRPGRYRVRVRYAGSDLVRPAATTATIKVTRRGARR from the coding sequence GTGACTCCTCCGACCCGCACGCGGCCCGGCTCCCGCGTCGTCGCCGCCGTCCTCGGCCTCGGGCTGGCCACCAGCGCGCTCACCGCCCTGGTGCCCGGCACCGCGCACGCGGCGCCCGTCGACATCACGCTGCTCGACATCAACGACTACCACGGGCGGATCCAATCCGACGGCGGCACCGGCTCGGGCGACGCGACGACGTACAGCACCGTGGAGCTCGCGACGACCGTGCAGGGCATCCGGGCCGAGCGCGGGGCCGGGAACGTGCTGTTCCTCTCGGCCGGCGACAACATCGGCGCCTCGCTGTTCAACTCGGCGCACACCGAGGACGAGCCCACGATCGAGGTGCTCAACGCCCTCGGGCTCGCCACAACCGCGGTCGGCAACCACGAGTTCGACAAGGGCATCGACTGGCTGCGGACCAACGTCGTCGCCGGGACGCCCACCTACACCAAGGCGGACTTCCCGCTCCTTGGCGCGAACGTCTACGCCAAGGGCACCACCACGCCGGCGCCCGGCATCCAGGAGTACTCCACGCACTCGGTCGCGGGGGTCGACGTCTGCGTGATCGGCGCGGTCACCCAGGAGACCGCCAGCCTGGTCTCGCCGGCTGGCATCGCCAGCCTGGACTTCGGCGACCCGGTGGTCGCTGTCAACCGGGTGGCCGGCCAGCTCGAGACCGCCGGCACCTGCGACGTGACAGTCGCCAGCTACCACGAGGGCGCCGGCGCCGGCACCCCCGACGGGTCGACGCTGGAGCAGGAGATCGCCGCCGGCGGGGCGTTCGCCGAGATCGTCACCGGCACCGACCCCGCGGTCGACGTGATCTTCACCGGACACACCCACAAGGAGTACGCCTGGACCGCGCCCAAGCCGGGCGGCGGCACCCGGCCGGTCATCCAGACCGGGTCGTACGGCGCGAAGCTCGGCCGGGTCGACCTGTCCTACGACACCGAGACCGACGCGGTGACGGTCTCCACCGCCGCGCTGACCGCGGTGGGCACGGCCGAGAACCTCGCCGACCCGGTCGTGGCCCGGGTGGACGCCATCACCTCCGCCGCGGTCGCCGCGGCCAACGTGGTCGGCGACGTCGCCAAGGGCACGGTCACCGACGACATCACCACGGCGTTCTCGGGCGGCAGCTACGTCGACGGCGAGTACACCCAGCCCGACCTCACCAAGCGCGACGACCGCGCCTCGGAGTCCACGCTCGGCAACCTGGTCGCCGACGCGCTGCGCGACACCCCGATCACCGACACCCCCGGCCTGCCGAAGCCGGACCTCGGCATCGTCAACCCCGGCGGCCTGCGCGCCGAGCTCTTCCACCGCGGGGACCGGGCCGCCAGCCCCCAGAACGCCGACGGGGTGGTCACCTTCGAGGAGGCGAACGCCGTGCTGCCGTTCGCCAACAACATCTCCTACGTCACCCTCACCGGCGCCCAGCTCGAGCAGGTCCTCGAGCAGCAGTGGCAGACCACCGCGACCGGCAGCCGGCCCTCGCGGCCCTTCCTGCACCTGGGTCTCTCCGACAACGTCCGCGTGGTGGCCAAGCCCGACACGTCGGCGACCTCCCCGGTCGGGGACAACGTCGACGCCGTCTGGATCGACGGCGCGCCGCTCGACCCGGCCCGGCAGTACGTCGTGTCCACGTTCTCGTTCCTGGCCAGCGGCGGCGACAACTTCCGGGCCTTCCAGCAGGGCACGAACCGCGACACCGGCAAGGTCGACCGCGACCTGTGGATCGACGGCTACCTCGCGAACGGCCAGGCGAAGTCGCCGAGCTACGACCGCCGTCAGGTCTTCGCCACCGGGCTGCCCGCGACCCTCACCGCTGGGACCAGCGTCAGCGCCGACCTGAGCCGGCTCAACCTCACCTCGCTCGGCAGCCCGGCCAACACCTCGGTCACGGCGTTCGCGGTCCAGGGCACCTCCTACCGCGAGCTCGGGTCGTTCCCGGTCGACGCCTCCGGCGCGGCAGCGGTCGACCTCACCGCCCCGGCGGACCTGGCCGGCCAGTGGGGCCTGTCGCTGGTCGCCGAGCCGAGCCGCACGATCGTCGGGGCGCCGCTGCCGCGGCTGACCTCCCGGGTGAAGGCGACAGTGCCGAAGCCTCGCTACGGCCAGCGCACCACGCTCTCGGTGCAGGTCGACGCGCCGCTGACCGCGACCGGCAAGGTCACGGTCACCAGCGGCGGCCGCACGCTGCGCAGCGCCCGGCTGAAGGCCGGCGCCGCCAAGGTCACCCTGCGGGCCCGGGACCTGCGCCCGGGCGCTCGCAACCTCCGGGTCACCTACGGGGGCGACGAGCTGATCGCGGCGGACCGGACCAAGCTCCGGGTGGACGTCCGGCGCGCGAGCGCGCAGGTCGCCGTCCGGACCGCGCCGAAGCGGGTCACGGCCCGCAGGACCCGGGCCGTCGTCGTCACGCGCGTGGCCGCCTCGGGTGCCTCGGCCGCAGGCCGGGTCGTGGTCCGGGTCGCCGGCCGCACCTACGCCAGCAAGGTCCGCAACGGCCGCGCCGTCGTGAAGCTGCGGGAGTTCCGGCGCCCCGGTCGCTACCGGGTGCGGGTCCGCTACGCCGGGTCCGACCTGGTCCGGCCCGCCGCGACGACCGCGACGATCAAGGTCACCCGGCGCGGCGCCCGCCGCTGA
- the pgsA gene encoding CDP-diacylglycerol--glycerol-3-phosphate 3-phosphatidyltransferase, with protein sequence MTDTTPRVSNVNLPNALTTLRILMVPFFGWALLVDGGDSVLWRTVAFGLFAVAMITDKIDGDIARSRNLVTDFGKIADPIADKAITGMAFIGLSVVGDIWWWVTIVVLLREWSVTLLRLSVLKRVVIAAADLGKIKTTFQAVALGALTLPLRDPDLPDWLHTPGDVVFYVAQASLVVAVALTLWSGWEFFRGVWRQRAELRTR encoded by the coding sequence ATGACCGACACCACACCCCGGGTCAGCAACGTCAACCTGCCCAACGCGCTCACCACGCTGCGCATCCTCATGGTGCCGTTCTTCGGCTGGGCGCTGCTGGTCGACGGCGGCGACTCGGTGCTGTGGCGCACCGTCGCCTTCGGGCTGTTCGCGGTCGCGATGATCACCGACAAGATCGACGGCGACATCGCCCGCTCCCGCAACCTGGTCACCGACTTCGGAAAGATCGCCGACCCCATCGCCGACAAGGCGATCACCGGCATGGCCTTCATCGGCCTCTCGGTCGTCGGCGACATCTGGTGGTGGGTCACGATCGTGGTCCTGCTGCGCGAGTGGAGCGTGACGCTGCTGCGGCTCTCGGTGCTCAAGAGGGTGGTGATCGCGGCCGCCGACCTCGGCAAGATCAAGACCACCTTCCAGGCCGTGGCGCTCGGCGCGCTGACGCTGCCGCTGCGCGACCCGGACCTGCCGGACTGGCTGCACACGCCCGGCGACGTGGTCTTCTACGTCGCCCAGGCCTCGCTGGTCGTCGCGGTGGCCCTCACCCTGTGGTCCGGCTGGGAGTTCTTCCGCGGCGTGTGGCGCCAGCGCGCCGAGCTCCGCACGCGGTAG